In a single window of the Bufo bufo chromosome 5, aBufBuf1.1, whole genome shotgun sequence genome:
- the MOS gene encoding proto-oncogene serine/threonine-protein kinase mos, which translates to MPSPIPVERFLPRDLSPSIDLRPCSSPLELSGRKPGSILPASCNQRLAVPRLPPRLAWCSIDWEQVRVLEPLGSGGFGSVYRATYRGQTVALKKVKRCSKNRLASRQSFWAELNAASLRHPHVVRILAASACCPGDPGSPGTIIMEYTGNSTLHQRIYGRGPPLERDCCLRYARHVADGLCFLHRGGVVHLDLKPANVLLAPGDLCKIGDFGCSQRLHEGGEDPCWSQLRHLGGTYTHRAPELLRGEPVTVKADIYAYAVTVWQMVTRELPYTGDRQCVLYAVVAYDLRPEIGQTFRCTEAGSALGDIVQSCWVPRPEDRPDANQILQRLDAADCSTSSVLLTRETPLDSPQGPGSGDDGSCQPDVWSHT; encoded by the coding sequence ATGCCGTCTCCTATCCCTGTGGAGCGCTTCCTGCCCCGGGACTTGTCTCCGTCCATAGACCTGCGTCCCTGCAGCAGTCCCCTGGAGCTGAGCGGCCGCAAGCCCGGCTCCATTCTCCCCGCTTCCTGTAACCAGCGCCTGGCCGTCCCCCGGCTTCCCCCCCGCCTGGCCTGGTGCAGCATTGACTGGGAGCAGGTGCGAGTGCTGGAGCCACTGGGCTCCGGGGGCTTCGGCTCCGTCTACCGGGCCACCTACCGCGGCCAGACAGTGGCGCTGAAGAAGGTGAAGCGCTGCAGCAAGAACCGCCTGGCCTCCCGGCAAAGCTTCTGGGCCGAGCTGAACGCCGCCAGCCTCCGGCACCCGCATGTGGTGCGCATCCTGGCCGCCAGCGCCTGCTGCCCCGGAGACCCCGGCAGCCCCGGGACCATCATCATGGAGTACACGGGGAACAGCACCCTGCACCAGCGCATCTACGGCCGCGGCCCCCCGCTGGAGCGGGACTGCTGCCTGCGCTACGCCCGGCACGTCGCGGACGGCCTGTGCTTCCTGCACCGGGGCGGGGTGGTGCACCTGGACCTGAAGCCGGCCAACGTGCTGCTCGCCCCGGGAGACCTCTGCAAGATCGGGGACTTCGGCTGCTCGCAGCGGCTCCACGAGGGCGGGGAGGATCCGTGCTGGAGCCAGCTCCGCCACCTGGGGGGCACCTACACCCACCGCGCCCCGGAGCTGCTCCGCGGGGAGCCAGTGACGGTGAAGGCGGACATCTACGCCTATGCGGTGACGGTGTGGCAGATGGTGACCCGGGAGCTGCCGTACACCGGGGACCGCCAGTGCGTGCTCTACGCCGTGGTGGCCTATGACCTGCGCCCGGAGATCGGCCAGACGTTCCGCTGCACCGAGGCGGGCAGCGCCCTGGGCGACATCGTGCAGAGCTGCTGGGTGCCCCGACCGGAGGACCGACCCGACGCCAATCAGATCCTGCAGAGACTGGACGCGGCCGACTGCTCAAcgtcctctgtgctgctgacaaGGGAAACCCCCCTGGACTCCCCTCAGGGACCTGGCTCGGGGGATGATGGCAGCTGTCAGCCTGATGTCTGGTCCCACACATGA